In Podospora pseudocomata strain CBS 415.72m chromosome 4, whole genome shotgun sequence, the genomic stretch GTTGTCTTTGAGCATTTTGCTGTGCCAGGAGAAGCATAAATAGAAGAAATGGTCCTCCCCAACATGTCTCAtttccatcatcagcacACACCAGatacaacaacgacaacacaGACACCCAAAGCTCTGCCATCATGAAGTTCCTCAGCGTTATCGCCCCGGTCCTCTTAGTCTTGAGCGGGCCCAGCATCGCCTCCCCGACCCCTGAACCCGAGTACCCTaccatcagcaacaccaccgtgGCTGACGAGTTGCTTGCGTAGGATTCcgcccttcctcctcccaggtTTCCCCCCGAAGAATACACGTAACTGACCAGATATCCGGCACGCACAGTAAGCGGGCCACCTGTTCCGGCTCCCTCAGTACCTGGACCTCATCCTCTACAACATGCACAGGAACTGCCGGTCaggtcatcaccaaccctaACAGCGGCCAGTGCTACACTCACGGTTCTGGGGCCGCCCAACTTTTCAGACGTGCTTTGTGGAGTGGTTCCCCGGCCACTGTTACCTTCTATTCGTCGACCAACTGCAATCCTGGCACTGttgtttccaccaccaccactggccTTCTTTGCTGGGCCGGATGGGAGTTTTGGAGTTTCAAAGTCACATGCTAGTTGGTGACGGAAGTGGAATGAGAGGAAGGGGTGCTTCGATCAAGTAGCTGTGGTGCTTGGTTTTGTACGGCTTTGGGGGTCATCGGGAACCTTGTTGTCGAGTCGCCGATGGGGGGAAATTGGTGGAATAACCACTTAGGTACCTCATGTACCCTTTTTCACTTAGGGCAAGGTGTGGTCTCGGGAACTGCAGCCCAGACTACCCCACACATTCGTTAAAATCGACTCTTTGATGCTCGGGCATTGTCGCTGTCCTCTTTTCATTGCTCTCAACTTGACGAGGTTGATTGCCAAGCAACCACTAGCCAGAAAATATACAGCGCGGTTATTTATGTCCATACAGTGTTTTGGTACACCTCACCTTCTTGCACTTTGGGCAGTGTACctaggggggagggtgctaGTCCCATCCTGACATTCTCATGAGCACTATCGATTTCCCAATGCTCGATGTGGCATGCTTCGACCTCACCAACATGTTTTCAGCTGAGATGGGTGCTATGTATGTGTGGGGGGAGTGTACTGTTGCCTGCCTGATATCCACACTCCTTCAAACCCAAGCTCTTTGAACAAGCATCAACAAACATTTCCGTTTCATACCCTCTTTCTACCATCTTTGTAACCTCCCAAGTCTGTTGGAGACACACGCCAACCGGCTTCATGGCAACCAACAACCTTCATGTCGTTTATGACCGTCATCTCGGCCAGGTTGACAAAGACGGCACACTCGATACTGCCGTCAGACTGGTAGACTCGATTCTTCGGGAGGGCAAGGCTCTCTCAGAAGAATTTCGAAGCAGaacccttcttttctcttcaagtgctgatgagatggaacGCCGACGAAGAACTTACAGCATCTGGCGTGACCGTTGCCTGTGCTAAGTTTGCCGCTTGGCTTCTCGGCGAGCTTTGCATCCCGCCAGGCTGGGCTATTCACTTTGGGGATCCCGATCTGTTCTCTAGAGCTGTGGCTGCCGAACACAAACAGACAGCACCGGCTTCGGTGAACCTCAGACTCGATTTTACCTGCGCTATACAGCTTGTTCATCAACTCCGGGACCTTTCTTTCCTTGTTCAAGAGCCGGAAGACATACTCCTGCTGTGCGACAAGAAATTCTATACAATGCCCAGCATAGCAATGACACCGCTCAAAGTGTTCAAAGCTGCTCTGCTTGAGCCGTCAAAATGGCAAGGAAACAGTTCCTCCAGAGACGATGATTGCTGGATCGGGAAAATACATGATTCAGCACAGCAAATAAGCAGCCAGAACCAGCACTTGTGGATGGACACAATGGAGGCTCGGCCCCAGTTTCCGCGCCGTCCAGcctttgggttgggtgttgggaACGACATATTCGAACCCAGAATGACAATGGAAGGGGGCCTCCATGCTCGGCAGAATCTCACAGATCTCTTCCTCATGGAGGGCGGTGCGTGTGAGAtttgccaccaccaaaataGCCTGTCAGCCTACTTTGCAGACATGATGGGCAATCTGAAGCAGGAGCCCACTATGTTCGACATACTATGCAACAGAAGACGAGATGTGATATCTCTCGAACTTACATGTGCCGATTCTCGGACAAAGATATCTCACATTAGTCTCGTCAACGAGGTTCTGGAATCACATATCCGCTACCAAGCCGACAAGGACTCTCCGACCAAATTCCAGGTCGCTAGCTGGCAGCCCTCAATCCCTACAGACATCGTGTGCCATGGTGATGCACAGGCAGTTCCAACCTACCGTGACACGGGCAACACCGACGAGTTTGTGTATGACAAGGTGATATCTCAGTAGCTGTACCCTTCTCAGTGTTCCCTTTCAACAAGTCCCACCACGAAGCTCTGCAGACCTTCCGCAGCTTCGGACTTTTATCTCCCAAGCTTGTCGAGACTTTTCGCGATGGAGACCTCGTCAAGACACAGATTTTCTCCCAGGACCTTGCCGTTGTCAGCAAAGATGGTTCTGCGAAGCTTACCAGCTCTATCGAAGACTTGCGTCTGCTGGCTAGCGGACCAAACCCACTGACCGATGATTTGGTGCTGGAGATTGCAGGCTTCCATCCGTCTCAAATCGAAGCTCGGGCGTTCGATCAAGGAATTGGATGCTGCAGTATATTGCTTGAGAAATCTTGAGCTTCAACAAACCGCCACCGGGAAGTCTTCAGCGCCACTACAAACCCCTGAACTCTCtgcaaccacccccttttgTGATCAAGAGCCTGTCTGCTATTGCCAAGCTAGGCACTCAGTATGATATTGCCCGCGCTGCGCTGCCACCTCTCTGGGGACCCCATGGACTTCTTCGGTGAAAGGTCATTTCTGCacaccaaactcctccctccgGCCGCACCTGAGCGACTCTCCACGGCTTTCCACCAGCCAAAGAACGGCGAGCATAAGCCCTCTGGAGCGTGAGGGCAAACACCTTACCATCGACGAGGTAGAAATGCGCGTTTGCCAGGTTTTGAAATGGTCGCAGCAGCACTTTTCAGCACTTAGGAAGGCAGCAGGCCTGGGAGATGAAACCGGATGGCTTACCTCGGACAGTCTTTCGGCTCTGTACCGGCATACCGTAATTTGCCAAATGCTTTCCATAGCGCCGAGTGACTGCTTGCGCTTTTTCAAGATTTTTCTCGATGGTACGAAGCCGTTTTGACAGCCCCGAAGCAACTTTGGCTGCCTTGGAGACGTGGACGAAACTGCTCAATGGGGGCTGGACGCTTAATTCCCTTTGCAGTGTTCTTGATACCTCTGGGGATGGGCGGGACGGGGAGATTTTGTCAAGTTTTTGACTATCACCCCGGAGGAAGCTCAGTCGTTGAGATCGTCAGAGGTCGTCAAGCTGGAGGCAGATATCGAGGAGTGAGACACTCGTCCCTGGAGACTTGAGTTCAGAAAGTCTTCATGTTAACGGCTTGTTCAACCCCCCTTATCAGTCACTCTACCTGCACATCAACTCCGCttttcctcaccaccaacccccaaaaccctcccGCGGCCAGCAAAAGCAAGCCAGAGCACACCCTAAATACCACCACAAACGCCTTGTCgctctccatcctccccgtAACCAGcaaagccaccaccacaaaaacGTTGAGCGGTATCCTCAGAAACCCGTACACCTGGCTCCTGACCCCATCATCGATCAACTTCCCCTTTAAAAACCCCATGGTAGGGAAATAAATCCCCACACAAGCCTCAAACAGACAAAACACCCAGAAGGTGAACTGCGAAGAGGACGTGTTCGACGCCGCTAAAAAGCAAAGCGATGACACCCCTAAAAGGGAGAGCAACAGCGAGCCAAACGGCAGTCTCTCTGTGATCTTGCCAAAGATCAATGAAGACGCCAGCGTCGAAGCCATAAACGCCGCGAAAATGACACCATAAGGCAGTGACGCCcctgatggggaggaggaggaggaggaggaggaggaggaggaggactgcAACGCGGGAgcccagaagaagacaaaCAGATACATCGACCCTTCAAACACGGTAGTCGACAGCCCCAGAGCCAGTATCTTCGGGTCAGACAGCGTCTTGAACAACGACTTCTCTTCCTTGGCTTCTTCATCACTCTTTTTATCTGGCCCCTCGTTCAGGGCATAGTTCTCCTTCTGCTATCAGGTCAGCACAATCCATGCCACAACCACACAAACAGGCAGCTTACCCaagtcatcttcatcacccctcccgcaaccatcaacacccccgccgccaaccAAAACGGCGCTTTAttcgtccccgtccccgccacAAGCCACTCCCCCCCGATCCCGCTCGCTATCGCCACCATACTATTCAACGTGCTCATCACCCCAAACGTCTCGCCtaacctcccctccaaccccctgtTTTTAAAATCCGAAACCAAGAAACTTTCAAAGACGGTGAACAAGAGACTTGTTCCTAGCCCTCCTAGTACCCTCCCGAGATAGAGGACTGGTAAAGAAGGGGAGATGGTTGTTAAGAGACAGGAAAGGGCGTAGATGAGGCAGAAGGCGAGGCAGGCTTTCTTGCGGCCGTGGGTGTCGGCTAGGGAGCCGATGAAGGAGCCCGAGATGGCGCCCGAGAGGAAGCCggttgtgaagaggggggggagggaggatggggggaggaggtgggttgagGTGTAGAGGGGGTAGAGGTAGGGTCCTTGGAGCCAGTCGGAGGTCATGGTGAGGGTGTAGACTGTTAGGAAGGGGGTTagaggggaggtgaggagggattgGAGGGGCGAGGCattttggggtttggggttggggttgggggagggttttgatgttggtgggatggggtggaCTTTTTGGCGGGTGTAGAAGAGGGCGGcgttgagggcgaggagggcggttAGGTTGAGGGTGTAGATGGAGGAcattttggggggtttggcaTTGGTGAgactgaggatgagggctaAATATCATCAATTGGGATGATAAAGATGAATATATGTGATGGTA encodes the following:
- a CDS encoding hypothetical protein (EggNog:ENOG503NVN0) codes for the protein MRWNADEELTASGVTVACAKFAAWLLGELCIPPGWAIHFGDPDLFSRAVAAEHKQTAPASVNLRLDFTCAIQLVHQLRDLSFLVQEPEDILLLCDKKFYTMPSIAMTPLKVFKAALLEPSKWQGNSSSRDDDCWIGKIHDSAQQISSQNQHLWMDTMEARPQFPRRPAFGLGVGNDIFEPRMTMEGGLHARQNLTDLFLMEGGACEICHHQNSLSAYFADMMGNLKQEPTMFDILCNRRRDVISLELTCADSRTKISHISLVNEVLESHIRYQADKDSPTKFQVASWQPSIPTDIVCHGDAQAVPTYRDTGNTDEFVYDKVISQ
- a CDS encoding hypothetical protein (EggNog:ENOG503NZTA; COG:G) encodes the protein MSSIYTLNLTALLALNAALFYTRQKVHPIPPTSKPSPNPNPKPQNASPLQSLLTSPLTPFLTVYTLTMTSDWLQGPYLYPLYTSTHLLPPSSLPPLFTTGFLSGAISGSFIGSLADTHGRKKACLAFCLIYALSCLLTTISPSLPVLYLGRVLGGLGTSLLFTVFESFLVSDFKNRGLEGRLGETFGVMSTLNSMVAIASGIGGEWLVAGTGTNKAPFWLAAGVLMVAGGVMKMTWKENYALNEGPDKKSDEEAKEEKSLFKTLSDPKILALGLSTTVFEGSMYLFVFFWAPALQSSSSSSSSSSSSPSGASLPYGVIFAAFMASTLASSLIFGKITERLPFGSLLLSLLGVSSLCFLAASNTSSSQFTFWVFCLFEACVGIYFPTMGFLKGKLIDDGVRSQVYGFLRIPLNVFVVVALLVTGRMESDKAFVVVFRVCSGLLLLAAGGFWGLVVRKSGVDVQVE